Proteins encoded together in one Psilocybe cubensis strain MGC-MH-2018 chromosome 8, whole genome shotgun sequence window:
- a CDS encoding Short-chain dehydrogenase/reductase phqE, which yields MATLQGKTVVVVGGTSGIGFAVALASLQSQAKTVIIASSSQEKVDRGIQRLKAHNLPGEVKGEVVNARDSESVKQFTIGLGAVDHIVWSSGDNPGKSLFDSTIDTVEKGQATFEIRFWGPFVLAKHAKFNPGGSLTLTSGMAAWKPWKGAHLGSGMLSSLDGLTRGLAVDLAPVRVNLVNPGLIDTELFDAMFGEKKQEVFATFDKKTLLGRIGKPEEIAEAYLFLMKCGFITGQIIYVEGGGILV from the exons ATGGCAACCCTTCAAGGTAAAACGGTTGTGGTGGTGGGCGGTACATCTGGAATTGGCTTCGCGGTTGCCCTCGCGTCCTTGCAGTCCCAGGCGAAGACAGTCATCATCGCCTCCAGTTCTCAGGAGAAGGTGGACAGGGGTATTCAGAGACTCAAGGCTCATAACCTACCGGGGGAGGTCAAAGGTGAAGTTGTCAATGCTAGGGACTCTGAGTCCGTAAAGCAGTTCACCATCGGTTTGGGTGCTGTGGACCACATCGTATGGTCCAGTGGAGACAACCCTGGGAAGTCGTTGTTTGATTCGACGATAGACACCGTTGAGAAAGGTCAAG CTACATTTGAAATTAGATTCTGGGGACCCTTCGTACTTGCGAAGCATGCTAAGTTCAACCCAGGAGGATCTTTGACGCTCACGTCGG GAATGGCGGCTTGGAAACCGTGGAAAGGCGCACACCTTGGATCAGGCATGCTTTCATCGTTAGATGGACTTACTAGGGGGTTGGCCGTCGATTTGGCTCCCGTTCGGGTCAATCTCGTCAATCCAGGTCTG ATTGACACCGAG CTCTTCGATGCCATGTTCGGGGAAAAGAAACAGGAAGTATTTGCAACCTTTGATAAGAAAACGCTTCTCGGGCGGATTGGGAAACCTGAAGAG ATTGCAGAGGCATACCTCTTCTTGATGAA ATGCGGGTTTATCACAGGGCAAATTATCTACGTGGAGGGTGGAGGCATCCTTGTTTAG
- a CDS encoding Monoterpene synthase 25 — protein MTTIPRLEFHQDKILADIKMVCADFITKIGYSPLSSIGEDNVTYNTILSEFASFNMEEKLFRKICLEASTIAELCYSGTSAEVRVFIARYSWYFLYIDDYCQRHTDRLATFQQGVFSYMIAEDKVLNDLRRCLADAYRLWDDIPANGITVSGLESVNGCLIEKLLCGMPISPDAGRWPDFLRLKTGAGHAYAYMIFPKELGVEVATYIQAVDDIALFICLTNDILSFYKEELAGETANYIHLRATVTHKCPLDALKDTVKDTLDAHERILKVLANTPAYEPFKEFVNGSMGLHHVLSRYRLADLRL, from the exons ATGACTACGATCCCGCGCTTGGAATTTCACCAAGACAAAATTTTGGCAGATATCAAAATGGTCTGTGCAGACTTTATCACGAAAATCGGATACTCGCCACTGTCTTCGATTGGAGAAGATAACGTAACATACAACACAATTTTATCCGAATTTGCATCGTTCAACATGGAAGAAAAGTTGTTTCGCAAAATATGCCTTGAAGCATCCACAATAGCAGAG CTTTGCTACAGTGGCACATCAGCAGAGGTTAGAGTATTTATTGCTCGATATTCATG GTATTTTCTGTACATTGACGACTATTGTCAAAGACATACGGATCGCCTGGCTACATTTCAGCAGGGAGTCTTTAGCTATATGATTGCCGAGGACAAGGTTCTGAACGACCTGCGTCGTTGCTTAGCAGACGCCTATCGTTTATGGGACGATATACCCGCAAACGGAATTACAGTTTCAGGGCTAGAATCTGTGAATGGGTGCTTGATCGAGAAATTGCTCTGTGGCATGCCCATTTCCCCAGACGCAGGCCGTTGGCCAGACTTTCTTCGCCTCAAAACGGGGGCGGGGCACGCGTATGCATATATGATATTCCCCAAAGAGCTCGGAGTCGAAGTTGCAACGTATATTCAGGCCGTGGACGACATAGCCCTCTTCATTTGTTTAACCAACGATATTCTCTC GTTTTATAAAGAAGAACTTGCAGGAGAGACAGCCAATTATATACATCTTCGAGCAACTGTCACCCACAAATGTCCTCTGGACGCTTTGAAAGACACAGTCAAAGACACTTTGGACGCTCACGAGAGGATACTCAAAGTACTCGCAAACACACCGGCCTACGAACCGTTCAAAGAATTTGTCAACGGGTCCAT GGGACTCCACCATGTCCTGAGCCGCTATCGTTTAGCCGACCTCAGACTTTAA
- a CDS encoding hypothetical protein (Uncharacterized protein L662) produces MPVTFKVANHDARPIKTATYGYCKDASDVLTSSWGEQSDENRFEELLQSSFSSDFGNLGPQGNGFVDTIIHAYNQHHHLVLRPDDVWIAILGQFNFYVNANAEQLRSHFVAHKGKKKLTVRAGGTRYTVNFGSLANQMTEKIHENVVDKTLKEWILPDFSTTSFNDVVVCAVLMMSTLKQYFSYVMELTCGIPSVTLEGTKKDWKKLLNRLDKLASFGREPEAWGALLRPILRRFVSAFDGKPDIDFWARICHVKNYGSGTPILSGWITAFCVWGSTGKWQGPNIDKVLSASQRHDNTIRGRGTSSLSGWITAFCVWGSTGKWQGTNIDKVLSPSQGHDNTTHGRDSQLVLDGVRYGSIGEDQIPVGFCDVDVELIDNGEFFDCMMVSGHVAGRLQGPERDTLRPAPGWFMFIKPTNPA; encoded by the exons ATGCCAGTAACTTTCAAGGTTGCAAATCATGACGCAAGGCCTATCAAGACTGCGACATACGGCTACTGTAAGGACGCAAGTGACGTCCTGACTTCGTCCTGGGGGGAACAATCTGATGAAAACCGCTTCGAAGAGCTATTGCAAAGCTCTTTCTCTTCTGATTTTGGTAACCTCGGACCGCAAGGAAACGGATTTGTAGACACCATTATACACGCCTACAATCAGCATCACCACCTTGTGCTTAG GCCGGATGATGTGTGGATTGCAATTCTAGGACAGTTTAACTTCTA CGTCAACGCTAATGCAGAGCAATTGCGCTCACACTTCGTCGCGCacaaaggaaagaagaaactCACCGTTAGAGCGGGAGGCACTCGATATACTGTCAATTTTGGCAGTCTTGCAAATCAGATGACTGAAAAAATCCATGAAAAC GTCGTCGACAAAACTTTAAAAGAATGGATACTTCCAGATTTTTCCACAACATCATTTAACGATGTGGTGGTGTGTGCAGTCCTTATGATGTCTACTTTGAAACA ATACTTTTCGTACGTCATGGAACTAACTTGTGGTATACCTTCAGTCACTCTCGAAGGGACAAAAAAAGATTGGAAAAAGCTATTGAATCGTCTGGACAAGTTGGCATCTTTTGGGCGCGAACCAGAAGCGTGGGGCGCGCTTTTGAGACCAATCTTGCGCCGATTTGTGTCCGCGTTTGATGGCAAACCAGATATTGACTTCTGGGCTAGAATCTGCCACGTTAAAAATTATGGGTCGGGAACTCCCATTCTTTCAGGGTGGATAACGGCCTTCTGTGTCTGGGGCAGCACTGGAAAATGGCAGGGCCCAAACATCGACAAGGTTTTGAGCGCCTCACAGCGTCACGACAACACAATACGCGGGAGGGGAACTTCCTCTCTTTCAGGGTGGATAACGGCCTTCTGTGTCTGGGGCAGCACTGGAAAATGGCAGGGCACAAACATCGACAAGGTTTTGAGCCCCTCACAGGGTCACGACAACACAACACACGGGAGGGACTCTCAACTTGTCCTGGATGGCGTGAGATATGGGAGCATAGGCGAAGACCAAATTCCAGTTGGATTTTGCGATGTCGACGTAGAGCTAATCGATAATGGCGAGTTTTTTGACTGTATGATGGTATCGGGGCATGTGGCAGGACGTCTGCAGGGACCGGAACGCGACACATTGAGACCCGCTCCTGGATGGTTCATGTTTATCAAACCCACAAATCCGGCATAA
- a CDS encoding DNA repair and recombination protein mus-11: protein MGKRRERNDNYLLCWRLVGLVAVQMKMAKGPKRWQTLTVCSKYPCDSAQRRHTQPSSSEGIPSMSGSLSNHLINSHYPDSPFNSSIVSHGPMSFNPMMHGTPYAQQSFSLFNSQSFANDSISEETAKKIAILQAKLDRKLGPEYISQRPGPGGGPRLTYVEGWKIINLANEVFGFNGWSSSVVSLTTDFTDYSEESRRYSVGVTAIVRVTLRDGVFHEDTGYGMLENSKSKGAALDKCKKEAVTDGLKRALRNFGNVMGNCLYDKSYTAEVIKMKVEPVKFNKDVLHRRPECDEVKPNVSISSTGPSTSAGPSNTTGNMSFQNQAVVTPTRPPYQQNATKPLTSIPVHMRPGISNASIASGSATTSNTSMNQANDHKGKARASAQERLNAITAAINTPDQCYNAQQQQIQHSERRVSFSETNKVDGGPAPAQIVKPPGAQSAVKQEPDIDDDDSFGFGSEDDALFAMADLGPAIGANDADMGRPIQHDVEMGRPIDHEEGLLQGIQEADDSAVFTVHPAARAAGVPDQTISGARLISSKHASTSGSNSNKSRQELIEAALREGKTSAGDQPAMVPAASTSNTTTTATSTAPGQGLAAGMLSSKLNPQQQQMRSSSTYGNSTGSASSSGNNSSSSAAQMPPPGVPAQLQSKATSISQQNHQRYMNQRQQQQQQNGSAATGQQPPPRAPTPAIGGFNFPGGVNPITSTANFASGIGVKRPIEATSSSNYRGARPGMGLHQVPTTSSTNNPSIKSATTGSGRSVLGSLEIEEGGMVKRARQG, encoded by the exons ATGGGAAAGCGCCGGGAAAGGAACGACAATTACCTGCTGTGCTGGAGGCTCGTTGGACTGGTCGCCGTTCAGATGAAAATGGCCAAGGGTCCTAAAAGATGGCAAACGTTGACTGTTTGCTCCAAGTACCCATGCGA CTCTGCACAGCGGCGACATACACAACCCAGCTCCTCCGAAGGAATACCTTCCATGTCTGGCTCTCTGAGCAACCATCTCATAAACTCCCACTATCCCGATAGCCCATTTAACTCATCCATAGTCAGCCATGGGCCGATGTCCTTCAACCCCATGATGCATGGCACTCCATACGCACAACAATCGTTTTCGCTCTTCAATTCGCAATCTTTTGCCAATGACTCGATCTCGGAGGAAACCGCTAAGAAAATCGCTATTCTGCAGGCCAAATTGGATCGCAAGCTTGGGCCAGAATATATTTCTCAGCGTCCCGGGCCTGGAGGAGGGCCGAGGTTGACATATGTAGAGGGTTGGAAAATCATCAACCTGGCAAATGAAGTCTTTGGTTTCAACGGGTGGAGCTCAAGTGTTGTCAGCTTGACTACCGACTTTACCGACTATAGCGAGGAAAGTAGGAGGTATTCAGTGGGGGTAACTGCGATCGTACGAGTCACATTGAGGGACGGTGTATTCCACGAAGATACTGGGTACGGGATGTTGGAAAATTCGAAAAGCAAGGGTGCTGCTTTAGATAAG TGCAAGAAAGAAGCTGTTACGGATGGACTCAAACGTGCATTGAGAAACTTTGGCAATGTAATGGGCAATTGCCTGTACGACAAGTCATACACTGCGGAAGTAATCAAGATGAAAGTTGAACCA GTCAAGTTCAACAAGGATGTGCTACACAGACGGCCAGAGTGCGATGAAGTGAAGCCCAACGTATCTATTTCATCTACTGGCCCTTCCACATCTGCTGGTCCCTCGAACACCACTGGGAACATGTCATTCCAAAATCAGGCTGTCGTTACGCCCACAAGACCACCATACCAACAAAACGCAACGAAACCTCTCACATCTATTCCCGTTCATATGCGCCCAGGGATTAGCAATGCTTCAATCGCCTCAGGCTCCGCAACCACTTCAAATACATCCATGAACCAGGCTAATGACCACAAAGGGAAGGCACGCGCCAGTGCCCAAGAACGATTAAATGCCATTACCGCTGCCATCAATACACCCGACCAGTGCTATAACGCGCAGCAACAACAAATACAACACAGTGAACGAAgagtttctttttctgaaACAAACAAAGTGGATGGCGGTCCTGCTCCCGCACAAATAGTTAAACCCCCAGGCGCTCAATCAGCTGTTAAGCAAGAACCAGACatagatgatgatgattcttTCGGTTTTGGCTCTGAAGACGATGCGCTCTTCGCAATGGCCGATCTTGGTCCTGCAATTGGTGCAAATGACGCCGACATGGGTAGACCTATCCAGCATGACGTAGAAATGGGTCGTCCAATAGACCACGAGGAAGGCCTCTTGCAGGGTATCCAGGAGGCGGACGATAGCGCTGTGTTTACGGTTCACCCAGCTGCCAGGGCAGCGGGTGTTCCAGATCAGACTATCTCGGGCGCCAGATTGATTAGCTCAAAACACGCGTCAACTTCAGGTTCGAACTCGAATAAGTCTCGACAAGAACTCATTGAAGCTGCGCTACGTGAGGGGAAAACCTCTGCGGGAGATCAACCGGCAATGGTCCCAGCGGCCTCCACTTCGAACACAACAACCACAGCGACGTCGACAGCGCCTGGCCAGGGGTTGGCGGCTGGAATGTTATCGTCGAAACTTAAtccacagcaacaacaaatgCGTTCGAGTTCTACTTATGGAAACAGCACAGGCTCGGCTTCCAGTTCTGGCAATAATTCATCGTCCTCTGCTGCGCAGATGCCCCCACCTGGGGTACCTGCACAGTTACAATCCAAGGCCACGTCTATTTCTCAACAAAACCATCAACGATATATGAACCAAaggcagcagcaacagcaacaaaaTGGGAGTGCGGCCACTGGTCAACAGCCGCCTCCTCGCGCACCGACACCTGCAATTGGGGGATTCAATTTCCCGGGCGGCGTCAACCCAATCACGTCCACAGCAAATTTTGCAAGCGGAATTGGAGTGAAGAGGCCTATTGAAGCTACATC ATCGTCTAATTACCGCGGGGCAAGACCTGGAATGGGTCTCCATCAAGTTCCGACTACTTCATCGACCAATAATCCTAGCATTAAATCCGCGACCACTGGCTCTGGACGATCTGTACTCGGGTCCTTGGAGATCGAAGAGGGTGGTATGGTTAAACGGGCGCGGCAAGGATAA
- a CDS encoding CUE domain-containing protein 3, whose protein sequence is MTNDVLRLPNYPSTQSRKGLSPSQLATLYQTIASTLNSVLELPANKRDTPSSRNFLATYASDTAFQNLQNLIWIQDSTDTSHQIQGSATEKFIQKKVLVLAEKLASTTPGLDVRCLLDLSVIYCRSQPSRLRLVFKSAFESEPSLAQIITDDLVPGFASLLSQQTSTSQGLYAQRKIAECMFGFLRGAKGTPELIRPFAHSKPLLLALATTYDIGMTTIAASYGGISALTAGIAAQGRDADDWERIWVETKVALLDSFHVILTTLLDDLASCAPGPRLAFEAERTFDLIFALLDAPSSSSSTASDTPTPFLDQSLLADYQQAYSLSNTLAAALKHAQEKDARLDLLESTLRSYDHESASGVNGQKGRKNAGALKILLRSSGIQPGIDNLGTRNATTRQQVTEPIRHPIVLDHGTSKAKGKSRAAAPLSDPDLDIKATQVLDILPDTPVDYVKLLLAHDRYGRNPEKVIEALLEGTAMSREQLEEDLQAAADLDYGAGNGHSEPVRDDTYKVEQRRNVFDDDVLDLTQLRFGKKSAGDEILRDRTFIEDMKADILRRAEAISDDEEEEGLDSFGKPLPVAANSKGKGKAIDSSGAIDLGPDEDEEDVIGLRVAGDGEDSDNSEAEDDEQEEEQTPESIIEQAYLRDPKVFERDAATRRSKARMDLKTQTGWADEQIEGWKVMLDRNPGRKDKLAEKYAFRGNEKGLDVRPGGSDGGRGRGGPRGRGRGRGGGGRGGRSGAGGESSAKERAWKDKNKASRANHNRKRGHDKKMARAGAGPST, encoded by the exons ATGACCAACGATGTTCTGCGACTACCAAATTACCCGTCTACGCAATCACGAAAAGGGCTTTCCCCATCTCAGTTGGCAACTTTGTACCAAACCATCGCGTCAACGCTCAACAGTGTTCTTGAGTTACCTGCCAACAAAAGGGATACCCCATCTTCCAGGAATTTCTTAGCAACATACGCCAGCGATACTGCCTTCCAAAATTTGCAGAACTTAATATGGATCCAAGACTCCACGGATACGAGCCATCAAATTCAAGGGAGCGCTACTGAGAAATTTATCCAGAAGAAAGTGCTTGTTCTTGCGGAGAAGCTAGCATCAACAACACCAGGACTAGACGTCAGATGTCTTCTAGATCTGTCAGTTATCTACTGTCGCTCTCAACCCTCTCGCCTTCGACTCGTGTTCAAATCTGCTTTCGAATCAGAACCATCCCTTGCTCAGATTATCACCGACGATCTCGTTCCAGGGTTTGCATCCCTGCTATCACAACAAACGTCTACCTCACAAGGTCTATATGCGCAGCGGAAAATCGCAGAATGCATGTTTGGATTCCTGCGTGGAGCAAAAGGAACCCCAGAGTTAATTCGTCCGTTCGCACATAGCAAACCACTCCTCCTTGCGCTAGCTACGACTTATGACATCGGTATGACCACGATTGCCGCATCATATGGAGGGATTTCTGCACTTACAGCCGGAATTGCAGCTCAGGGCAGAGACGCAGATGATTGGGAGAGAATATGGGTGGAAACCAAAGTGGCACTTCTGGACTCTTTCCACGTCATTCTCACTACTCTTTTGGACGACTTGGCATCCTGCGCTCCCGGACCTCGACTAGCATTTGAAGCAGAGCGCACATTCGACCTAATTTTTGCCCTACTTGATGCTCcttcgtcatcatcatcgacgGCATCCGATACTCCCACTCCTTTCCTCGACCAATCTTTGCTCGCAGATTACCAGCAAGCCTACTCTCTGTCCAACACACTTGCAGCAGCGCTCAAACACGCCCAAGAAAAAGATGCAAGACTGGACCTTCTCGAAAGCACCCTGCGGTCGTATGATCACGAATCTGCTTCCGGCGTAAATGGACAGAAAGGACGTAAGAATGCAGGCGCTCTCAAGATTCTCCTCCGCTCGTCTGGTATCCAACCAGGGATAGACAACCTAGGAACTAGGAATGCTACCACACGCCAACAAGTCACAGAGCCAATCCGTCATCCGATCGTGTTGGACCATGGTACAAGCAAGGCGAAAGGCAAGTCGCGTGCAGCGGCTCCTCTATCAGACCCCGATCTCGATATTAAGGCCACTCAAGTTCTGGACATTCTTCCTGATACGCCAGTTGACTACGTCAAGCTTCTTCTCGCCCATGATAGATATGGCCGCAATCCTGAAAAAGTCATAGAAGCATTATTAGAAGGGACAGCGATGTCACGCGAGcaactggaagaagatcTCCAGGCTGCTGCAGACCTAGATTATGGTGCTGGGAATGGACATTCAGAACCCGTTCGGGATGATACATACAAGGTCGAACAGAGGCGGAATGTATTTGACGATGATGTGTTAGATCTAACACAGCTGAGATTTGGCAAGAAATCTGCAGG GGATGAGATTCTTCGTGACCGCACTTTCATTGAAGACATGAAAGCCGATATTCTTCGAAGGGCAGAAGCCATatccgatgatgaagaggaggaaggttTGGATTCTTTCGGCAAGCCTTTACCAGTAGCTGCAAACAgtaagggcaagggcaaagcGATCGACAGCTCTGGGGCCATTGACCTTGGAccagatgaagacgaggaagatgtcaTTGGTCTTCGTGTCGCAGGCGATGGTGAAGATAGCGATAACAGTGAAgctgaagatgatgagcaaGAAGAGGAACAAACACCTGAATCTATCATCGAACAGGCATATTTGCGGGATCCTAAAGTCTTTGAGCGAGATGCTGCAacgaggaggagcaaggCCAGGATGGATTTGAAAACTCAAACAG GCTGGGCAGACGAACAGATCGAAGGGTGGAAGGTTATGCTCGACCGAAAT CCTGGTCGCAAAGATAAATTGGCAGAGAAATATGCTTTCAGAGGAAATGAAAAGGGTCTTGATGTTCGACCCGGAGGATCCGACGGTGGAAGAGGTCGTGGAGGACCTCGcggtcgtggtcgtggtcgaggaggtggtggaagaggaggtagGTCGGGCGCTGGAGGAGAAAGCAGTGCGAAGGAACGTGCCTGGAAGGATAAAAACAAAGCCAGCCGTGCCAACCATAACAGAAAACGAGGCCATGACAAGAAAATGGCTCGTGCAGGTGCTGGGCCATCAACTTGA